Proteins co-encoded in one Quercus robur chromosome 8, dhQueRobu3.1, whole genome shotgun sequence genomic window:
- the LOC126695123 gene encoding probable leucine-rich repeat receptor-like protein kinase At1g35710, protein MPNPFLYPKQEPRNQTTELNRTLRNFKMVSSFFIAVVAILWVTFATTVTSQSSSLELEALLKTGWWNNTNLNMSSSCNWLGIACDEGGSVTKIDLRYNELKGSIPPEIGNFSKLTRLDLSYNYVSGELPISLARLTQLKELLLSNNHITGSIPVEISNLENLVTLDLSFNILIGPIPHGFKSPEAFIGNKDLCGDIKGFPPCPRPTKEKKLFLWKILLPINIFLAVLFFGYLFVRMRYIFPAFKFSLMSQKIQCEGEGRATKNGDLFSIWTFDGKIAYEDIINATEDFNIKYCIGMGSCGSLYKAQLPSGKVVALKKLHSIEAHVPGITKSFQNEIKILTNIRHRNIVRLHGYCVHKRCNFLIYEYMERRNLYGVLSSDVEAKELTWRIRVNIIRGIAHALSYMHHDSNPSIIHRDITSSNILLNSELESFVADFGMARFIDPTSSNPTKLAGTHGYMAPELAYTTVATEKCDVYSFGIIALETIMGKHPGEFILSLSSSSSSSTKHMMLKDILDPRLSHPLYRPVGPSVVLVVILALTCLRSDPKSRPTMRHVSQELLVPRPALPESFHDISIQQLMNQEIYVVDQN, encoded by the exons ATGCCAAACCCCTTTTTGTATCCAAAGCAAGAACCCAGAAATCAGACCACTGAACTCAACAGGACTTtgagaaattttaaaatggtaTCTTCCTTTTTCATTGCCGTAGTGGCAATATTATGGGTTACCTTTGCTACAACTGTGACATCTCAATCATCGTCCCTAGAATTGGAGGCTTTGCTCAAGACAGGGTGGTGGAATAATACCAACCTCAACATGTCAAGTTCTTGCAATTGGCTTGGTATAGCTTGTGATGAAGGTGGAAGCGTCACAAAGATTGATCTCCGATATAATGAACTTAAAGGGAGCATACCACCAGAGATAGgtaatttttcaaaactgaCCCGCTTGGACCTGTCTTATAATTATGTTTCGGGTGAGCTACCTATTTCACTTGCCAGACTTACTCAATTAAAGGAACTTCTCCTTAGTAACAATCATATTACCGGCTCCATCCCTGTAGAAATATCAAATTTGGAGAATTTGGTGACTCTAGACCTGAGTTTTAACATTCTGATTGGTCCAATACCACATGGTTTCAAGTCTCCTGAGGCATTCATCGGCAACAAGGATTTGTGCGGTGATATCAAAGGTTTCCCCCCTTGTCCACGCCCaaccaaggaaaaaaaactttttctttgGAAAATTTTACTTCCCATTAATATTTTCCTTGCTGTcttattttttggatatttaTTCGTGAGAATGAGATATATATTTCCTGCTTTTAAATTTAGCCTGATGTCTCAAAAGATCCAATGTGAAGGTGAGGGAAGAGCTACAAAGAATGGGGATTTATTCTCAATTTGGACTTTTGATGGAAAGATTGCTTATGAAGACATCATTAATGCAACGGAGGATTTTAACATCAAATATTGCATCGGGATGGGTAGTTGTGGCAGCCTGTACAAGGCACAATTGCCTAGTGGCAAAGTGGTTGCTTTGAAGAAACTTCATAGTATTGAAGCTCACGTCCCAGGTATAACTAAAAGCTTCCAAAATGAgatcaaaattttaacaaaCATACGTCATCGAAATATTGTGAGGCTTCATGGATACTGTGTTCACAAACGATGCAACTTTTTGATTTATGAATACATGGAAAGAAGAAACTTATATGGGGTACTAAGCAGTGATGTGGAAGCTAAGGAATTGACTTGGAGAATAAGGGTAAATATCATAAGAGGGATAGCACATGCTTTATCTTACATGCATCATGATTCCAATCCATCGATAATTCACCGAGACATAACTAGTAGTAATATTCTATTGAACTCAGAACTAGAGTCTTTTGTGGCTGACTTTGGCATGGCTAGATTTATTGACCCCACTTCCTCAAATCCAACGAAATTAGCTGGCACTCATGGATATATGGCACCag AACTTGCCTACACCACTGTTGCGACAGAAAAATGCGATGTTTACAGTTTTGGTATAATAGCATTAGAAACAATAATGGGAAAGCATCCAGGAGAGTTCATCTTATCTTTATCATCGTCCTCATCATCATCTACTAAACACATGATGCTTAAAGATATATTGGACCCACGTCTCTCTCATCCCTTGTATAGACCAGTTGGTCCAAGTGTGGTTCTTGTAGTAATACTAGCCCTGACATGCCTTCGTTCTGACCCAAAATCTCGGCCTACAATGCGACATGTGTCTCAAGAGCTTCTTGTTCCAAGACCAGCTTTGCCCGAGTCTTTTCATGATATTTCAATCCAGCAGCTGATGAATCAAGAAATATATGTGGTAGACCAGAATTAG